A window of Saccharomyces paradoxus chromosome XIII, complete sequence contains these coding sequences:
- the ELP6 gene encoding Elongator subunit ELP6 (Subunit of hexameric RecA-like ATPase Elp456 Elongator subcomplex~similar to YMR312W): MSGVQRQDLVLFSDQSVLPAQFFQDSNSHNLFFITHQSSTQPLWLINALIETHILGSPNSLNESSLSRLPSSIRSHAVLASFIHEQSHFMNSLHKLKIPSNNYCVLDFLSDFIVSNILNKPKDKILGDLLAKFSAAVQNNPTDTIVVIEQPELLLSLISGLTYSELNNKFITPLLRQCQVLIIVSNSDVFNIDEYDVPVHSSNLQNFYKSSFIKSMINLNLNPLKTGFARDVTGSLHVCRGGAPIATTSNTSLHVVENEYLYLNEKESTKLFYR, encoded by the coding sequence ATGAGTGGTGTTCAAAGACAAGATTTGGTCTTATTCAGTGACCAATCAGTGCTTCCTGCCcaatttttccaagatAGCAACTCTCACAACTTATTCTTCATCACCCATCAATCCTCCACTCAACCGCTATGGCTGATCAACGCATTGATAGAAACGCACATTTTAGGTTCCCCGAACTCTCTTAATGAATCTTCTTTATCGAGGCTACCTTCGTCGATTCGCTCTCATGCTGTTCTTGCGTCGTTTATCCACGAACAGAGCCATTTTATGAATTCATTACACAAGCTGAAGATCCCATCTAACAACTACTGTGTTTTAGATTTTCTGTCCGACTTCATCGTTAGTAACATCCTGAATAAGccaaaagataaaatactAGGTGACTTACTGGCAAAGTTCTCGGCTGCTGTACAAAATAACCCAACCGACACCATCGTTGTCATAGAACAGCCAGAATTATTATTGTCCCTAATAAGCGGTTTAACTTACTCAGAATTAAATAATAAGTTCATCACACCTCTTTTGAGGCAATGCCAAGTACTAATAATTGTTTCCAATTCGGACGTTTTCAATATAGATGAATACGATGTTCCTGTTCATTCCTCCAATCTGCAAAATTTCTACAAATCTTCCTTTATTAAATCAATGATTAATTTGAACCTGAATCCTTTGAAGACCGGGTTTGCGAGAGACGTAACTGGCTCATTGCACGTTTGCAGGGGCGGTGCACCCATTGCAACAACCTCAAACACGAGCCTACACGTTGTTGAGAATGAATACCTGTATCTGAATGAGAAGGAATCAACAAAACTATTTTATCGCTAA
- the UPA2 gene encoding putative methyltransferase (methyltransferase~similar to YMR310C), whose translation MSSTKKFKKVEKPLSQTRHYSLCIPTTLVSDCCNLSQITHKVYQVAKFASLFNVSELVILEDDFLANATKKKISTAKLILALLQYFVTPPYLRNTVFNEKFRPYLSAASKLPRLSALPFTRYQKQDHGRYREGLTIKMQKPTLARKKTGKAFKQTKYINIGKSEAMTLQSQLVPINARVTIDTVTRKIVSPQEAYGDFTGLESQYGYYTRIASSFTDLFMKGPLKEGYTQSIYVPLTTGDTPIPELSSLPAVGTDSNILLVFSAWDTLTRAFKLDQDQFVDCQGPQEFFDAQLPCPVSNSDIVDAIPMTLTTLSTVF comes from the coding sequence ATGAGCAGCACGAAGAAGTTCAAGAAGGTTGAGAAACCTCTATCGCAAACCAGACATTATTCTCTCTGCATTCCCACGACATTGGTATCGGACTGTTGCAACCTCTCACAAATCACACATAAAGTATACCAAGTGGCCAAGTTTGCATCGCTATTTAATGTTTCTGAACTTGTCATCCTTGAGGACGATTTCCTGGCTAATGccaccaagaaaaaaatctccACCGCCAAATTAATACTGGCACTTTTACAATACTTTGTCACGCCTCCATATCTTCGCAATACTGTCTTCAACGAAAAATTTAGGCCTTATTTGAGTGCTGCTTCAAAATTGCCAAGGCTATCCGCACTTCCTTTCACCAGGTACCAAAAGCAAGATCACGGTCGGTATAGAGAGGGTCTCACCATCAAAATGCAGAAACCCACGTTGGCTCGCAAAAAGACAGGTAAGGCATTCAAACAAACCAAATACATTAATATAGGAAAAAGCGAGGCAATGACCCTACAAAGTCAATTAGTGCCGATAAACGCAAGGGTCACCATCGACACAGTAACAAGGAAAATCGTGTCCCCTCAGGAAGCTTACGGTGATTTCACCGGATTGGAGTCGCAGTATGGCTACTATACTCGTATAGCTTCATCATTCACAGATTTGTTCATGAAGGGCCCTTTGAAAGAGGGGTATACACAATCAATATATGTTCCGTTAACCACGGGAGACACACCTATCCCTGAATTATCATCACTTCCTGCTGTAGGGACTGATTCTAACATTCTACTGGTGTTCTCCGCGTGGGATACTCTTACGCGAGCATTCAAACTGGACCAGGATCAATTCGTAGATTGTCAAGGTCCTCAAGAATTCTTTGACGCTCAGTTACCATGCCCCGTATCCAATTCGGACATCGTGGATGCCATTCCCATGACGCTAACTACACTTTCAACTGTATTCTAA
- the PSE1 gene encoding importin PSE1 (Karyopherin/importin that interacts with the nuclear pore complex~similar to YMR308C), translating into MSALPEEVNSTLLQIVQAFASPDNQIRSVAEKALSEEWITENNIEYLLTFLAEQAAFSQDTTVAALSAVLFRKLALKAPPSSKLMIMSKNITHIRKEVLVQIRSSLLKGFLSERADSIRHKLSDAIAECVQDDLPAWPELLQALIESLKSGDPNFRESSFRILTTVPYLITAVDINSILPIFQSGFTDASDNVKIAAVTAFVGYFKQLPKSEWSKLGVLLPSLLNSLPRFLDDGKDDALASVFESLIELVELAPKLFKDMFDQIIQFTDMVIKNKDLEPPARTTALELLTVFSENAPQMCKSNQNYGQTLVMDTLIMMTEVSIDDDDAAEWIESDDTDDEEEVTYDHARQALDRVALKLGGEYLAAPLFQYLQQMITSTEWRERFAAMMALSSAAEGCADVLIGEIPKILDMVVPLINDPHPRVQYGCCNVLGQISTDFSPFIQRTAHDRILPALISKLTSECTSRVQTHAAAALVNFSEFASKDILEPYLDSLLTNLLVLLQSNKLYVQEQALTTIAFIAEAAKNKFIKYYDTLMPLLLNVLKVNNKDNSVLKGKCMECATLIGFAVGKEKFHEHSQELISILVALQNSDIDEDDALRSYLEQSWSRICRILGDDFVPLLPIVIPPLLITAKATQDVGLIEEEEAANFQQYPDWDVVQVQGKHIAIHTSVLDDKVSAMELLQSYATLLRGQFAVYVKEVMEEIALPSLDFYLHDGVRAAGATLIPILLSCLLAATGTQSEELVLLWHKASSKLIGGLMSEPMPEITQVYHNSLVNGIKVMGENCLSEDQLAGFTKGVSANLTDTYERMRDRHGDGDEYNENIDEEEDFTDEDLLDEINKSIAAVLKTTNGHYLKHLESIWSMINTFLLDNEPILVIFALVVIGDLIQYGGEQTASMKNAFIPKVTEGLISPDTRIRQAASYIIGVCAQYSPSTYADVCIPTLDTLVQIVDFPGSKLEENRSSTENASAAIAKILYAYNSNIPNVDTYTANWFKTLPTITDKEAASFNYQFLSQLIENNSPIVCAQSNIPAVVDSVIQALNERSLTEREGQTVIGSVKKLLGFLPSNDAMAIFNRYPADIMEKVHKWFA; encoded by the coding sequence ATGTCTGCTTTACCGGAAGAAGTTAATAGCACACTACTTCAAATTGTGCAGGCATTTGCTTCTCCTGACAACCAAATACGTTCTGTGGCTGAAAAAGCTCTTAGTGAAGAATGGATTACCGAAAATAATATCGAATAccttttaacttttttggCTGAACAAGCCGCTTTCTCCCAAGATACAACGGTTGCGGCATTGTCTGCCGTTTTGTTCAGAAAACTAGCATTAAAGGCTCCTCCTTCTTCGAAGCTCATGATTATGTCCAAAAATATCACACACATTAGGAAGGAAGTTCTTGTACAAATTCgttcttctttattaaaAGGGTTTTTGTCGGAAAGGGCTGATTCAATTAGACACAAATTATCTGATGCAATTGCTGAGTGTGTTCAAGACGACTTACCTGCTTGGCCAGAATTGTTGCAAGCTTTGATTGAATCTTTGAAAAGCGGTGACCCAAATTTCAGAGAATCGAGTTTTAGAATTTTGACCACCGTACCTTATTTAATAACAGCTGTTGATATCAACAGCATCttaccaatttttcaatcgGGTTTCACTGATGCAAGTGATAATGTCAAGATTGCTGCAGTTACGGCTTTCGTAGGCTATTTTAAACAACTACCCAAATCTGAGTGGTCCAAATTGGGTGTTTTATTACCAAGCCTTTTGAATAGCCTACCAAGGTTTTTAGATGATGGTAAGGACGACGCCCTTGCATCGGTTTTTGAATCATTAATCGAATTAGTGGAATTGGCACCAAAACTATTTAAAGATATGTTTGACCAAATAATACAATTCACTGATATGGtcataaaaaataaagatttAGAGCCTCCAGCAAGAACTACTGCACTTGAGCTATTAACTGTTTTCAGCGAAAACGCTCCTCAAATGTGTAAATCGAACCAAAATTACGGACAAACTTTAGTGATGGACACTTTAATCATGATGACGGAGGTATCCATagatgacgatgatgcAGCAGAATGGATAGAATCTGACGACaccgatgatgaagaggaagttACATATGATCATGCTCGTCAAGCTCTTGATCGTGTTGCTTTAAAACTGGGTGGCGAATATTTGGCTGCACCGTTATTCCAATATTTACAGCAAATGATCACATCAACCGAATGGAGGGAAAGATTCGCGGCCATGATGGCCCTTTCTTCTGCAGCTGAAGGTTGTGCTGATGTACTAATCGGCGAGATCCCAAAAATCCTAGATATGGTAGTTCCTCTGATCAACGATCCTCATCCAAGAGTACAATATGGATGTTGTAATGTTTTGGGTCAAATATCTACTGATTTTTCACCGTTCATTCAAAGAACTGCACACGATAGAATTTTGCCGGCCTTAATATCTAAGTTAACATCAGAATGCACATCAAGAGTTCAAACGCACGCCGCAGCGGCTCTGGTTAACTTTTCTGAATTCGCTTCAAAAGATATTCTTGAGCCTTACTTGGACAGTCTATTGACAAACTTATTGGTTTTATTACAAAGCAATAAACTTTACGTACAAGAACAGGCTTTAACAACCATTGCATTTATTGCTGAAGCGGCAAAGAATAAATTTATCAAGTACTACGACACTTTGAtgccattattattgaatGTCTTGAAGGTTAACAACAAAGATAATAGTGTTTTGAAAGGTAAATGTATGGAATGTGCAACTCTGATTGGTTTCGCCGTCGgtaaggaaaaatttcatgAACACTCCCAAGAGCTGATTTCCATTTTAGTCGCTTTACAAAACTCAGATatcgatgaagatgatgcaCTCAGATCATACTTGGAACAAAGTTGGAGTAGGATTTGTCGAATTTTGGGGGATGATTTTGTTCCTCTATTACCAATTGTTATACCACCCTTACTAATTACTGCAAAAGCAACACAGGACGTCGGTTTgattgaagaagaggaagcaGCAAATTTCCAGCAATATCCAGATTGGGATGTTGTCCAAGTTCAGGGAAAACACATTGCTATTCACACATCCGTCCTTGACGATAAAGTGTCTGCCATGGAGCTATTGCAGAGCTACGCGACACTTTTGCGTGGCCAGTTTGCTGTATATGTTAAAGAAGTAATGGAAGAAATAGCTTTACCATCGCTTGACTTTTACTTACATGACGGCGTTCGTGCTGCAGGAGCAACTCTAATTCCTATTTTATTGTCTTGTTTACTTGCCGCTACCGGTACTCAAAGCGAGGAATTGGTGTTGTTGTGGCATAAAGCTTCCTCTAAATTAATTGGCGGTTTAATGTCAGAACCAATGCCAGAAATTACGCAAGTTTATCACAACTCATTAGTCAACGGTATTAAAGTCATGGGCGAAAACTGTTTAAGCGAAGATCAACTAGCAGGATTTACTAAGGGCGTCTCTGCTAACTTAACTGACACTTACGAAAGAATGCGGGATCGCCATGGTGATGGAGATgaatataatgaaaatatcgatgaagaggaagacTTTACCGACGAAGATCTTCTCGACGAAATCAACAAGTCTATTGCAGCCGTTTTGAAAACCACAAACGGTCATTATCTAAAGCATTTGGAAAGTATATGGTCTATGATAAACACATTTCTATTAGATAATGAGCCAATTTTAGTCATTTTTGCATTAGTAGTAATTGGTGATTTGATTCAATATGGGGGTGAGCAAACTGCTAGCATGAAGAACGCATTTATCCCAAAAGTTACTGAGGGCCTGATTTCTCCTGACACGCGTATTCGTCAAGCTGCTTCTTACATAATCGGTGTTTGTGCCCAATATTCCCCATCTACATATGCTGACGTTTGCATACCGACTTTAGATACACTTGTCCAGATTGTCGACTTTCCAGGCTCTAAGCTGGAAGAAAATCGTTCTTCCACTGAGAATGCCAGTGCAGCCATCGCCAAAATTCTTTATGCATACAATTCCAACATTCCTAACGTAGACACGTACACGGCGAATTGGTTCAAAACATTACCAACAATTACAGACAAGGAAGCTGCCTCATTCAACTATCAATTTTTAAGCcaattgattgaaaataatTCACCGATTGTGTGCGCTCAATCTAATATCCCCGCTGTA
- the GLC8 gene encoding PP1-complex regulatory subunit GLC8 (Regulatory subunit of protein phosphatase 1 (Glc7p)~similar to YMR311C): MGGILKNPLALSPEQLAQQDPETLEEFRRQVYENTQKNAKLTSHKRNIPGLGHAEEEEAEIIGTSKTFLPKDTLSLKHEQDMLAKMTPEERVQWNQRNLAENEVTKKQFQDIHIDEPKTPYQGAVDPHGEYYRVDDDEDEDSSDKKPSQVANDDIDDLSLGEPEFEIKENKQPDIETNDENDEDSPEARHKRFEEMRKKHYDVRAIFNKKSREAAEDDDENDNTTKEQ, from the coding sequence ATGGGTGGCATACTTAAGAACCCACTGGCCCTATCACCGGAGCAGCTAGCGCAGCAGGATCCAGAAACGCTTGAGGAATTTAGGAGACAGGTTTATGAAAATACGCAGAAAAATGCGAAATTGACATCGcataaaagaaacataCCGGGACTAGGTCatgcagaagaagaagaggcgGAAATAATCGGGACGTCGAAGACCTTCCTTCCAAAGGACACACTGTCGCTGAAACACGAGCAGGACATGTTGGCCAAGATGACACCGGAGGAGCGAGTTCAATGGAATCAAAGGAATTTAGCAGAAAATGAAGTAACGAAAAAGCAGTTCCAAGATATCCATATAGACGAGCCTAAGACCCCCTACCAGGGCGCTGTAGACCCTCACGGCGAATACTACAGAGTagatgatgacgaagatgagGATAGTAGTGATAAAAAACCTAGTCAGGTGGCAAACGACGATATCGACGATTTGTCCCTGGGGGAACCggaatttgaaattaaagaGAACAAACAGCCGGATATTGAGACGAATGACGAGAATGATGAAGACTCACCCGAGGCTAGGCataaaagatttgaagaaatgagGAAAAAGCACTACGACGTAAGGGctattttcaataaaaagtCTCGTGAAGCGGCGGAGGATGATGACGAGAATGATAATACGacaaaagaacaataa
- the TGL3 gene encoding bifunctional triglyceride lipase/lysophosphatidylethanolamine acyltransferase (Bifunctional triacylglycerol lipase and LPE acyltransferase~similar to YMR313C): MKEVAQEYKVSAVIPTLLKNWILRIVYATLDHIPPFVWEILHVITDIYFFWVQKLVNYVRPHSRVIYYNAIKKLDECDTYQMWCQQASVVDEITGANLWRRNFFSRRYDFNSVIEQYTILENMLREEKYDVVKEKFSTTGPCMLRNFAGIGDKKLFTKSLMGTKLLIEQYLTRILEGLDILNSQTLTPTSFFQRCKLSLGTTALILQGGSLFGLFHLGVIKGLLLQDLMPNIISGSSMGACVASLFGCLSNEQLKQLLTDDNLLNIIKNDVDLLKSCGYGNLEQHLNLGTLIQNLIHHGYSQDVYLFIRFVMKYIVKEKTFEEVYQITGKVFNIVIHPTDKSCPNLLNYVTTPNVLIKSAIECSLGSGVISQDTSLLCKNLENEIEPFLNINKDKQVKFLTPENATNPNITESPYTRLTELFNVNNFIVSLARPYLAPLVVNDLKHEIKTSKYYYYKHYPNMPPIKANTVGKTHSSSSQSPIKAAAVEELEAEPLMSPATPSSAVNDSAEYIIPELGIPQLNFTEMEPLAFKFKYHLERKLKNIATMEFRHRMEVLDNLGLLCSLIKRLIIDEKTPRSATEIAVVPRMKSLSLTRIIEGQLNNIPYWIKSGERSTWPALALIKTRCAVEFKLDDIIRARRSR; encoded by the coding sequence ATGAAGGAAGTGGCACAAGAATACAAAGTGTCTGCTGTCATACCGAcccttttgaagaattggaTACTGCGTATAGTGTATGCTACATTGGACCATATTCCTCCTTTTGTGTGGGAAATTCTACATGTCATCACTgatatttatttcttttgggttcaaaaattggttAACTATGTGAGGCCACATTCGAGAGTCATTTATTACAATGCTATTAAGAAGTTAGACGAGTGTGATACGTATCAAATGTGGTGTCAACAAGCGTCTGTAGTAGATGAAATAACAGGCGCAAATTTATGGCGGCggaatttcttttcgaGAAGGTACGACTTCAATTCTGTCATTGAACAGTACACCATACTGGAAAACATGTTAAGGGAGGAGAAGTATGATGTAGTTAAGGAAAAGTTCTCGACTACAGGGCCTTGTATGTTGAGGAATTTTGCAGGAATTGGAGATAAGAAGTTGTTCACAAAATCTTTGATGGGTACAAAGTTGCTTATAGAACAATACTTGACCCGGATATTGGAAGGCCTCGATATACTAAATAGTCAGACTTTGACGCCAACGtcctttttccaaagatgTAAGTTGTCACTGGGTACTACAGCGTTGATCTTGCAAGGTGGTTCATTGTTTGGGCTGTTTCACCTGGGAGTGATTAAAGGTTTATTGTTGCAAGATCTGATGCCTAATATCATAAGTGGCAGTTCTATGGGGGCGTGCGTCGCAAGTTTATTCGGTTGCTTATCCAATGAACAACTGAAGCAGCTATTGACCGATGACAACCTCTTGAATATCATCAAGAATGATGTAGATTTATTAAAAAGTTGTGGATACGGTAATTTAGAGCAGCATCTAAACCTGGGAACTTTAATTCAAAATCTGATACACCACGGTTACTCTCAAGACGTCTATCTTTTTATCCGATTTGTGATGAAGTACattgttaaagaaaaaacttttgaagaagtttATCAAATCACCGGAAAAGTTTTTAACATTGTTATTCATCCAACGGATAAATCATGCCCTAATTTACTAAATTATGTTACGACGCCGAACGTATTAATTAAGTCTGCCATTGAATGTTCACTTGGTTCTGGTGTAATCTCGCAAGATACATCATTGTTATGTAAAAACttagaaaatgaaatcgAGCCATTTCTTAACATCAATAAGGATAAACAAGTTAAATTTTTGACCCCAGAAAATGCTACCAATCCGAATATAACGGAGAGCCCCTATACTAGGTTAACGGAACTATTCAATgttaataatttcattgTTTCTTTGGCAAGACCGTACTTGGCACCATTAGTGGTGAATGATTTGAAGCatgaaatcaaaacatcaaaatattattattataagCATTATCCGAATATGCCTCCTATAAAGGCAAACACAGTAGGAAAAACACACAGCTCCTCTTCGCAATCACCTATAAAGGCAGCAGCTGTCGAAGAGCTCGAGGCAGAGCCTTTAATGAGCCCTGCAACCCCAAGTTCGGCAGTCAATGATTCGGCAGAATATATTATCCCAGAATTAGGCATACCGCAGTTGAATTTTACTGAAATGGAACCGCTGGCGTTTAAATTTAAGTATCACTTGGAgagaaaattaaaaaacatCGCCACTATGGAGTTTCGACATAGGATGGAGGTACTGGACAATCTAGGCTTATTGTGCTCATTGATAAAAAGGCTGATCATTGATGAGAAGACTCCCAGATCGGCTACGGAGATTGCAGTGGTACCCAGGATGAAAAGTTTGTCATTAACAAGAATTATTGAAGGtcaattgaataatattCCATATTGGATAAAATCAGGTGAACGAAGCACGTGGCCCGCATTAGCTTTAATCAAAACAAGATGTGCAGTCGAATTTAAATTAGACGACATAATAAGGGCAAGAAGGAGTAGGTAA
- the NIP1 gene encoding translation initiation factor eIF3 core subunit c (eIF3c subunit of the eukaryotic translation initiation factor 3 (eIF3)~similar to YMR309C) yields the protein MSRFFSSNYEYDVASSSSEEDLLSSSEEDLLSSSSSESELDQESDDSFFNESESESEADVDSDDSDAKPYGPDWFKKSEFRKQGGGSNKFLKSSNYDSSDEESDDEDNKKVVKSAKEKLLDEMQDVYNKISQAENSDDWLTISNEFDLISRLLIRAQQQNWGTPNIFIKVVAQVEDAVNNTQQADLKNKAVARAYNTTKQRVKKVSRENEDSMAKFRNDPESFDKEPTADLDVSANGFTISSSQGNDLAVQEDFFTRLQTIIDSRGKKTVNQQSLISTLEELLTVAEKPYEFIMAYLTLIPSRFDASANLSYQPIDQWKSSFNDISKLLSILDQTIDTYQVNEFADPIDFIEDEPKEDSNGVKKILGSIFSFVERLDDEFMKSLLNIDPHSSDYLIRLRDEQSVYNLILRTQLYFEATLKDEHDLERALTRPFVKRLDHIYYKSENLIKIMETAAWNIIPAQYQSKFTSKDQLDSVNYVDNLIDGLSSILSKQNNIAVQKRAILYNIYYTALNKDFQTAKDMLLTSQVQTNINQFDSSLQILFNRVVVQLGLSAFKLCLIEECHQILNDLLSSSHLREILGQQSLHRISINSSNNASADERARQCLPYHQHINLDLIDVVFLTCSLLIEIPRMTAFYSGIKVKRIPYSPKSIRRSLEHYDKLSFQGPPETLRDYVLFAAKSMQKGSWRDSVKYLREIKSWALLPNMETVLNSLTERVQVESLKTYFFSYKRFYSSFSVAKLAELFDLPENKVVEVLQSVITELEIPAKVNDEKTIIVIEKGDEITKLEEAMVKLNKEYKIAKERLNPPSNRR from the coding sequence ATGTCCCGTTTTTTTTCGTCTAATTACGAATACGATGTTGCCAGTTCTTCATCCGAAGAAGAtcttttatcttcttctgagGAAGATTTGTTAAGCTCTTCCTCCTCTGAGTCTGAATTGGACCAAGAATCTGACGActcctttttcaatgaaagtGAAAGCGAAAGTGAAGCTGATGTAGACTCTGATGACTCTGATGCAAAGCCTTATGGACCTGACtggttcaaaaaatccgAGTTCAGAAAACAAGGTGGAGGCTcaaataaatttttgaaaagctcCAACTATGATTCCAGTGATGAAGAATCCGATGACGAAGATAACAAGAAGGTGGTCAAGTCTGCCaaggaaaaattattgGACGAAATGCAAGACGTTTATAATAAGATCTCTCAAGCTGAGAATTCTGATGACTGGTTGACCATCTCCAATGAGTTTGATCTGATCTCGCGTCTCTTAATTAGGGctcaacaacaaaactgGGGGACTCCaaacattttcatcaaagtTGTTGCCCAAGTGGAAGACGCTGTGAATAATACCCAACAAGctgacttgaaaaataaagctgTTGCAAGAGCTTATAACACCACAAAGCAAAGAGTCAAGAAGGTTTCCagagaaaatgaagacTCAATGGCTAAATTCAGAAATGATCCTGAATCCTTTGATAAGGAACCAACTGCAGATTTGGATGTTTCTGCTAATGGATTCACAATTTCTTCGTCTCAAGGCAATGACCTTGCCGTACAAGAAGATTTCTTCACCAGATTACAAACAATAATTGACTCAAGAGGTAAGAAAACCGTTAATCAACAATCCTTGATTTCTACTTTGGAGGAGTTATTAACTGTAGCTGAAAAACCATATGAATTTATAATGGCTTATTTGACTCTGATTCCATCAAGATTCGATGCCTCAGCTAATTTATCTTACCAACCAATTGATCAATGGAAATCTTCATTTAATGATATCAGTAAATTATTGTCTATTTTAGATCAGACTATTGACACTTACCAGGTTAACGAATTTGCTGATCCAATCGATttcattgaagatgaaCCTAAAGAAGATTCTAATGGTGTCAAGAAGATTTTGGGTTCCATTTTCTCATTTGTTGAAAGATTGGACGACGAATTCATGAAATCCCTATTAAACATTGATCCTCATTCCAGTGATTATTTGATTCGTTTAAGGGATGAACAATCAGTCTACAATTTGATCTTAAGAACTCAGTTGTACTTTGAAGCTACTTTGAAAGATGAACACGACTTAGAGAGAGCATTGACACGTCCATTTGTAAAAAGATTGGATCATATCTACTACAAATCcgaaaatttgataaaaattaTGGAAACCGCTGCTTGGAATATCATACCTGCTCAATATCAATCCAAATTCACTTCAAAAGACCAGCTCGATTCCGTTAATTATGTTGACAATTTGATAGACGGATTATCGTCAATCTTGTCCAAGCAAAACAATATTGCTGTCCAAAAACGTGCTATTTTATACAACATTTACTATACTGCATTAAACAAAGATTTCCAAACTGCTAAAGATATGCTATTAACTTCTCAGGTTCAAACTAATATCAACCAATTCGATTCCTCTCTTCAAATTTTATTCAACAGGGTTGTTGTTCAATTGGGTTTATCCGCGTTCAAATTATGTTTGATTGAAGAatgtcatcaaattttgaatgatCTTTTGTCAAGTTCTCACTTAAGAGAAATTTTGGGTCAACAATCCCTACACAGAATTTCCATCAATTCCAGTAACAACGCTTCTGCTGATGAGCGTGCTAGACAATGTTTACCATATCACCAACACATTAATCTAGATTTAATTGATGTCGTCTTCTTAACATGTTCCTTGTTGATCGAAATCCCAAGAATGACTGCATTCTACTCCGGTATTAAGGTCAAGAGAATCCCATACTCTCCAAAATCTATTCGTCGTTCTTTAGAACACTACGACAAATTGAGTTTCCAAGGTCCACCGGAAACTTTGAGAGACTATGTCTTGTTTGCTGCCAAATCAATGCAAAAGGGCAGCTGGAGAGACTCCGTTAAATACTTAAGAGAAATAAAGTCTTGGGCTTTACTACCAAACATGGAAACGGTATTGAACAGTTTAACCGAAAGGGTACAAGTTGAATCTTTAAAGActtacttcttttcttacaAGAGATTCTATTCAAGCTTTTCTGTCGCTAAACTAGCCGAACTGTTTGATCttccagaaaataaagTGGTTGAAGTCCTGCAATCTGTTATCACAGAATTGGAAATCCCAGCCAAAGTAAACGATGAGAAAACCATCATCGTTATCGAAAAGGGTGACGAAATTACTAAATTGGAAGAAGCCATGGtaaaattaaacaaagaatataaaatcGCTAAAGAACGCCTTAACCCACCATCAAATCGTCGTTAA